From the genome of Lentilactobacillus buchneri, one region includes:
- a CDS encoding M1 family metallopeptidase: MAEQLTHFYEKFQPSHYNIYLDINRDTKEFSGTSTITGDAMTTAISIHQKFLNIESVQADGKAVSFSKDDDQEAINIDLPTTGVVTLAIQFSAKLTDTMMGIYPSYYEVDGVKKQLIGTQFETTAARQAFPCVDEPEAKATFDLAIKFDEHAGETIISNMPEVRTENGVHYFDTTMRMSTYLIAFGFGEMQSKETTTKSGVKVGVFATKAHKADELDFALDIAKRSIEFYEDFYQTPYPLPHSWQLALPDFSAGAMENWGLVTYREAYLLLDPKNTSFEMKQLVATVIAHELAHQWFGDLVTMKWWDDLWLNESFANMMEYVAIDAIEPDWHIWEVFQTSEAPAALQRDATDGVQSVHVQVENPAEIDSIFDSAIVYAKGARMLVMARALVGDKALREGLKNYFAAHKFHNATGADLWSALGDASGMNVGAIMNSWLEQPGYPVVTAKVQNGQLTLSQQQFFIGDGKDVDRKWQIPLNSNYDAVPEIMADKTLTVGDYQQLRQENGKPFFLNVGNNSHFIIQYDETSMADILDHVADLDAISQLQILQDLRLLADGRQNSYANIVPLLPKFADSHSNIVNAAMYRVANNLKKFVTPKSNEEKALKQFFDRLSAAQLDRLGFAPKAGESNDDQLTRPYILSASLYAENADAMAAAHTLFKQNEGSLAGLSADIRVFVLRNEVKNFGSQALFDKLLAAYRQTADASYKQDICATLTSTTDPDLIAKLVGQFENADTIKPQDLRAWFRGVLANDDGQQAAWDWIRKDWQWLEDTVGGDMEFATYITVISGIFHTPQRLAEFKEFFEPKIPTPGLTREIKMDISVIDSRVQLVQAEKADVNEAVSRAVK, from the coding sequence ATGGCAGAACAATTAACCCATTTCTACGAAAAATTTCAACCAAGTCATTACAATATCTATCTGGACATCAACCGGGATACCAAGGAATTTTCCGGGACTTCTACGATTACAGGTGACGCGATGACGACCGCGATTTCGATTCACCAAAAGTTTCTCAATATTGAATCGGTCCAAGCTGACGGCAAAGCCGTTTCATTTAGTAAGGACGACGATCAGGAAGCAATCAATATTGATTTGCCGACAACTGGGGTTGTGACCTTGGCCATTCAATTTAGTGCCAAATTGACTGACACGATGATGGGCATTTATCCATCTTATTACGAAGTTGATGGCGTTAAGAAGCAGCTGATCGGAACCCAGTTTGAGACCACCGCTGCCCGTCAGGCCTTTCCATGTGTCGATGAACCCGAAGCCAAAGCCACCTTTGATTTGGCCATTAAGTTTGACGAGCATGCCGGCGAGACGATCATCAGCAACATGCCGGAAGTCCGCACAGAAAATGGTGTTCACTATTTTGATACGACCATGAGGATGTCGACTTATCTGATCGCCTTTGGATTTGGTGAGATGCAGAGTAAGGAAACGACCACCAAGAGCGGTGTTAAAGTTGGTGTGTTTGCTACCAAGGCGCACAAGGCCGATGAGCTTGATTTTGCCTTGGATATCGCCAAACGGTCGATTGAATTTTATGAAGACTTCTACCAAACACCGTACCCATTGCCACACTCATGGCAGCTGGCTCTTCCAGACTTCTCTGCCGGTGCCATGGAGAACTGGGGCTTGGTAACGTACCGTGAAGCTTACCTGCTCTTGGATCCCAAGAACACCTCATTTGAAATGAAACAGCTGGTTGCCACCGTGATCGCCCACGAATTGGCTCATCAGTGGTTTGGTGATCTGGTGACGATGAAGTGGTGGGACGACCTGTGGTTGAACGAAAGTTTTGCCAACATGATGGAATACGTTGCAATCGATGCGATCGAGCCTGATTGGCACATTTGGGAAGTCTTCCAGACCTCTGAAGCCCCGGCTGCTCTCCAACGAGACGCTACCGATGGTGTTCAGTCGGTTCACGTCCAAGTTGAAAACCCGGCCGAGATCGATTCAATTTTTGACTCGGCCATCGTGTATGCCAAGGGTGCCAGAATGTTAGTAATGGCCCGAGCTTTGGTTGGCGACAAGGCCTTGCGGGAAGGCTTGAAGAATTATTTTGCCGCCCACAAGTTCCATAACGCTACCGGTGCCGATTTATGGTCGGCTTTGGGCGACGCCTCTGGCATGAACGTGGGTGCCATCATGAACTCGTGGCTGGAGCAGCCTGGATATCCAGTTGTGACGGCCAAAGTCCAAAACGGCCAGTTGACCTTGTCACAACAACAATTCTTCATTGGTGACGGCAAGGATGTCGACCGCAAGTGGCAGATTCCGCTTAACAGCAATTACGACGCCGTGCCTGAAATCATGGCTGATAAAACACTCACAGTCGGTGATTATCAACAGTTGCGTCAAGAAAACGGCAAACCATTCTTCTTGAATGTTGGTAACAATTCACATTTCATTATTCAATATGATGAAACCTCAATGGCAGATATTCTTGATCATGTGGCGGATCTGGACGCGATTTCTCAGCTCCAGATTCTCCAAGACCTCCGTTTGTTAGCTGATGGTCGTCAAAATTCCTATGCTAATATTGTGCCGTTGCTGCCAAAATTTGCGGACAGCCATTCCAACATTGTCAATGCGGCAATGTATCGGGTTGCCAACAATTTGAAGAAATTTGTGACTCCTAAATCTAATGAAGAAAAAGCACTCAAGCAATTCTTCGATCGACTGAGTGCTGCCCAACTTGATCGACTGGGCTTTGCCCCTAAGGCTGGTGAGTCAAATGATGACCAATTGACTCGGCCGTACATTTTAAGTGCTTCATTGTATGCTGAAAACGCTGATGCCATGGCTGCAGCTCATACGTTGTTTAAACAAAACGAGGGCAGTCTGGCCGGCTTATCTGCTGATATTCGGGTGTTTGTCCTTCGAAATGAGGTTAAGAACTTTGGCAGTCAAGCCTTATTTGACAAATTATTGGCTGCTTACCGGCAAACTGCCGATGCCAGTTACAAGCAAGACATTTGCGCTACTTTGACGAGTACCACTGACCCCGATTTGATTGCCAAGTTGGTTGGTCAATTTGAGAATGCCGACACCATCAAACCGCAAGACTTGCGGGCCTGGTTCCGTGGGGTCCTCGCCAATGATGACGGTCAACAAGCTGCTTGGGACTGGATTCGAAAAGACTGGCAATGGCTCGAAGATACGGTTGGTGGGGATATGGAATTTGCCACCTACATTACCGTTATTTCAGGTATCTTCCACACACCGCAACGGTTGGCTGAATTCAAAGAATTCTTTGAACCAAAGATCCCAACGCCTGGTTTGACTCGCGAAATCAAGATGGATATTAGTGTCATTGATAGTCGGGTTCAGTTAGTTCAAGCTGAAAAAGCTGACGTTAATGAGGCAGTTTCACGAGCTGTTAAATAA
- a CDS encoding oxidoreductase, whose translation MKKVAIVTGASSGIGLAAAKLLLKQGYYVVGGARHVEQMKVLTELGGKVHELDVNKESSLKAFVAFVLDSYGRVDVLVNSAGYGSFGALEEVTIEEAKHQMDVNLFGLVRLIQLVLPTMRTQKSGRIINISSLAGLMYTQLGGWYHISKHALETMSDILRLEVKPFGVDVVVVEPGNTATGWQKIAVDKLLAATPIHSPYRRVAERLAKTLKDSRATTNDVAPVIVKAAMTRKPKLRYQIRFQEQVTAKLLKLIPDRIQDRLVTRMFS comes from the coding sequence ATGAAAAAAGTTGCGATTGTGACGGGCGCGTCGTCCGGGATTGGCCTGGCTGCTGCCAAACTGCTTTTGAAGCAGGGCTATTACGTGGTTGGCGGTGCGCGACATGTTGAACAAATGAAGGTGCTGACTGAACTCGGCGGAAAGGTTCATGAATTGGATGTCAACAAAGAGTCAAGCCTGAAAGCCTTTGTAGCCTTTGTCTTGGATTCATATGGCAGAGTTGACGTGTTGGTTAATTCTGCAGGCTACGGTTCATTTGGCGCGCTGGAAGAAGTGACAATCGAGGAAGCCAAACACCAAATGGACGTCAATTTATTCGGGTTGGTTCGATTAATTCAGTTGGTCTTACCGACGATGAGAACCCAAAAGTCCGGCCGCATCATTAATATTTCTTCTCTGGCGGGTTTGATGTATACCCAACTGGGCGGCTGGTATCATATTTCCAAACACGCATTGGAAACCATGTCTGATATTTTGCGGTTGGAAGTTAAACCTTTTGGAGTTGATGTGGTTGTGGTTGAACCAGGCAATACAGCAACCGGATGGCAGAAAATTGCCGTGGATAAACTGTTGGCGGCTACTCCAATCCATTCTCCCTACCGGCGGGTGGCCGAGCGTTTAGCGAAGACATTAAAGGACAGTCGGGCAACTACCAACGATGTGGCACCAGTGATTGTCAAAGCGGCCATGACGCGCAAACCAAAGTTACGCTATCAGATAAGATTTCAAGAACAAGTGACGGCCAAATTGTTGAAATTGATTCCCGATCGGATTCAAGATCGACTGGTCACGCGGATGTTCAGCTAA
- a CDS encoding TetR/AcrR family transcriptional regulator → MKIKTTEHYNRIIQGATAILLTEGLAAFSTTKVAKHIQMAQSNIYVYFKNKDDLLVSVFRYHQKKYIQFLVDRIDLSLPPTDALKNLVSTLDEFHSSDKESLDVIWSIRQSTTLRQLIPKVSDDQIFIAIFQWLKDLQHQGTVRQLPLMYLTNLVFSAIIDYFQLIDSKEMSPNELAIEEIVPPLSALLFV, encoded by the coding sequence ATGAAAATTAAAACGACAGAACATTATAATCGGATTATTCAGGGTGCGACCGCCATTTTACTGACCGAGGGGTTGGCCGCTTTTTCGACCACTAAAGTCGCCAAACACATTCAAATGGCACAGTCGAATATCTATGTGTACTTCAAAAATAAAGATGATTTGCTGGTGTCGGTCTTTCGGTACCACCAGAAAAAGTACATTCAATTTTTAGTCGATCGCATTGATCTCTCCCTGCCACCCACGGATGCGCTTAAAAATTTGGTTTCAACACTCGATGAATTCCATAGCAGCGACAAAGAATCACTCGATGTTATTTGGTCAATTCGGCAGAGCACCACTTTACGGCAACTGATTCCAAAAGTCAGCGACGATCAAATTTTTATTGCCATTTTTCAGTGGCTGAAGGATTTGCAGCATCAAGGAACTGTCCGCCAACTACCGCTCATGTATCTCACCAATTTGGTCTTTTCCGCCATTATCGATTACTTTCAGTTAATTGATAGTAAGGAAATGTCACCAAACGAGCTGGCTATCGAGGAAATTGTCCCACCCTTATCAGCATTACTCTTTGTCTGA
- a CDS encoding IS30 family transposase, whose protein sequence is MSSITYSERIKIETFCELGLSNIQMGVRLNRSPSTISYELSRCQPYQAELAQTDAEYKRSRCGRKTKLSDELKQKILNHLRLSWSPGMIAHEFKLATKSIYNWLNQGRIDFSLNDLPEHGVRQRRNVDQRSKYNQSLGRSIEQRPMMINQRNRIGDFELDTVVGPRGHSKAVLLTLIDRKSRFLWAYRLKDRTTATVNEALTKFLTTFNGPVHSFTVDRGTEFSGLVSLESQYGIKTYYCHAYTPAERGSNERFNRNLRYFYPKGTYFEHISAQGLKTTLLEINQRPLKILD, encoded by the coding sequence TTGTCTAGTATAACCTATTCCGAACGAATTAAAATCGAAACCTTTTGTGAACTAGGGCTGTCCAATATCCAAATGGGCGTTCGGCTGAACCGATCACCGTCAACAATTTCTTATGAATTATCTCGATGTCAACCTTATCAGGCTGAATTAGCACAAACAGATGCCGAATACAAGCGATCACGATGTGGTCGGAAAACTAAGCTGAGCGATGAGTTAAAGCAAAAAATTCTCAACCATTTACGTCTAAGCTGGTCACCAGGAATGATTGCTCACGAATTTAAACTAGCTACTAAATCTATTTATAATTGGCTAAATCAGGGGAGAATTGATTTCTCCTTGAATGATCTACCTGAACATGGCGTACGCCAACGGCGTAACGTTGACCAACGATCCAAATATAATCAATCTTTGGGGCGATCAATTGAACAGCGTCCCATGATGATTAATCAACGTAATCGCATCGGCGATTTTGAACTAGATACAGTCGTTGGTCCTCGTGGGCATAGTAAGGCAGTTTTATTAACTTTAATCGATCGCAAATCACGGTTCCTTTGGGCATACCGGTTAAAAGATCGGACGACAGCGACTGTTAATGAAGCACTAACTAAGTTCCTAACCACTTTTAATGGTCCGGTGCACAGCTTTACTGTGGACCGTGGCACTGAGTTTAGTGGGCTAGTATCACTTGAATCACAATATGGTATTAAGACCTATTACTGCCATGCTTATACGCCAGCTGAGCGCGGCAGTAATGAACGATTTAATCGGAACTTACGCTATTTTTATCCTAAGGGGACTTATTTTGAGCACATTAGTGCTCAAGGCTTGAAAACCACCTTACTCGAAATTAATCAGAGACCACTTAAAATACTTGACTAG
- a CDS encoding GRP family sugar transporter, which produces MNLLIALLPALGWGLMPLITGKVGGSPANQIFGIGAGTTIIGLIVFLVTRPAVNMTAFLFAIVCGALWTIGQIGQFISFKRIGVSNTYPLSTVFQLVGNSILGVLIFGDWQGTQSKIIGFIALIIVIAGALLTSVSDEKGGKITFKDATFLLCTTVGYWIYSSFPNIPIIKAQSGTSVFLPEMMGILIGAVIFGLFTDRQSFKQKEQYLNIIAGLLWGVAALSYIYSAQANGNTSAFIWTQLSVIIATFGGITILHEHKSRREMIFTIAGILLIVVGSVATSFA; this is translated from the coding sequence ATGAATTTACTTATTGCGTTACTTCCCGCCCTTGGTTGGGGGTTAATGCCACTAATAACCGGAAAAGTCGGCGGATCGCCAGCCAACCAAATCTTTGGAATTGGTGCCGGGACGACCATCATCGGATTGATTGTCTTCTTGGTGACCCGACCGGCCGTCAACATGACTGCGTTTCTTTTTGCAATCGTTTGCGGTGCTTTGTGGACGATTGGTCAAATCGGCCAATTCATTTCCTTCAAACGAATCGGCGTGTCCAACACCTACCCATTATCCACGGTGTTTCAGTTAGTTGGTAACTCGATTCTTGGCGTATTGATCTTTGGTGACTGGCAGGGAACTCAATCCAAAATCATTGGCTTCATCGCCTTGATTATTGTGATTGCCGGAGCGTTGTTAACGTCTGTCAGTGACGAAAAAGGCGGCAAAATTACCTTTAAGGACGCCACGTTCTTACTTTGCACCACCGTTGGTTACTGGATCTATTCGTCATTCCCTAACATTCCAATCATTAAGGCACAAAGCGGCACTTCCGTTTTCCTGCCAGAAATGATGGGCATTTTAATTGGTGCCGTTATTTTCGGCTTGTTCACCGACCGTCAATCATTTAAACAAAAAGAACAATACCTCAACATCATCGCCGGATTACTTTGGGGAGTCGCTGCGCTTTCCTACATTTACTCGGCTCAGGCAAACGGAAACACCTCCGCATTCATCTGGACGCAATTAAGTGTCATCATTGCCACTTTTGGCGGAATTACAATTCTGCACGAACACAAGAGTCGCCGGGAAATGATCTTTACCATTGCCGGCATCCTGTTGATTGTTGTTGGTAGTGTTGCCACCTCGTTTGCATAA
- a CDS encoding YhgE/Pip domain-containing protein, which yields MFKNIKLIYQRDLKAIFKYKAALLTISALCILPCLYTLVNVKAIWNPYTSHEVQKIPVAVVNNDQGTTVQGKQMNLGKQIIAQLKHNNQIGWRFVDSKTAQKKVRAGKYYAEIKIPKTFSADLGSIVTANPKKAHIDYIADTKASPMSYKITEAASKTLLNTIKKQFVYQVNSTIFTYLNVAGKKAGDNESEILNLKDLIINLGDSMELATNTLGDISEASSGLAMVFSELKPVISASQDININQAIGSSNQQLIRSVNQGVNQSFGNVQTSLNGIQTDAARLRSLTNQLNKQTSAAGRNQATGLASQILSQIKLLRGQITPLIAYLQTINQSQRLSGVSRLISQLNDVKNLLDAQSQQVTQLQRALSSGSTANTGLQQRIASHSYSVASGLNHSLASYNRNVKSELNGIQRNLLSASNHASGVLNNVNDIRSLNEKSLDTIISGNQLVSDTTGNLENQLLQYKGVILQASNQLKLTSDDNIANIISILQNNPKLMGNALAQPFNVKNENIYRVSSFGEAFAPTYMALSIWVGCAMLVAVLHTSAPKYHRFKNLRPREEYIGKMLLFNTLSMIQTMVIVLSTVFILRVHVESLFLMVMIGVVSSLTFSVIVYTMASVFGNLGKALAVMMVAFQLAGSGAIYPIQLNPLFMRIIQPIFPFSYSVSGFREAVGGPNVGTVVLDFFVLICMLIGGLIVGLFMKDFFKRVTARLLNDFTKSGIGQP from the coding sequence ATGTTTAAAAATATCAAACTGATTTACCAACGGGACCTCAAGGCAATTTTTAAGTACAAAGCAGCGTTGCTGACGATTAGCGCGCTTTGTATTTTGCCTTGTCTCTATACTTTGGTGAATGTCAAAGCAATTTGGAATCCGTATACTTCCCACGAGGTTCAAAAGATTCCGGTTGCCGTCGTTAATAACGATCAAGGCACAACAGTTCAAGGCAAACAGATGAATTTGGGCAAGCAAATCATAGCCCAGTTAAAACACAATAATCAGATCGGCTGGCGGTTTGTTGATTCAAAGACTGCCCAAAAGAAAGTTCGCGCTGGAAAGTATTACGCCGAAATCAAAATTCCCAAGACCTTTTCGGCTGATTTGGGCAGTATTGTGACTGCTAATCCGAAGAAGGCCCACATCGACTATATCGCTGACACCAAGGCCAGTCCAATGAGTTACAAAATTACCGAAGCCGCCTCAAAGACGCTGTTGAACACGATCAAAAAACAATTCGTATACCAAGTTAACAGCACCATTTTTACCTATTTGAATGTGGCTGGTAAAAAGGCTGGTGACAACGAATCCGAGATTCTCAATTTAAAGGACCTGATTATCAATCTTGGAGACAGTATGGAACTGGCAACCAATACCTTAGGAGATATCAGTGAAGCCTCCAGCGGGCTGGCTATGGTCTTTTCTGAACTGAAGCCGGTGATTTCAGCATCTCAGGATATCAATATTAACCAAGCGATTGGCTCGTCGAACCAGCAGTTGATTCGGAGTGTGAATCAGGGCGTTAACCAATCGTTTGGCAACGTTCAAACCAGCTTGAATGGGATTCAAACTGACGCCGCACGACTGCGGTCCCTCACCAATCAGTTGAACAAGCAGACTTCTGCGGCCGGCCGTAATCAGGCCACTGGTTTGGCCAGTCAAATTTTGTCGCAGATTAAGTTACTGAGAGGGCAGATTACGCCATTAATTGCTTATCTGCAGACGATTAATCAATCGCAGCGGTTGAGTGGGGTGAGTCGATTAATCAGCCAACTCAATGACGTCAAGAATCTCCTGGATGCCCAGTCTCAGCAAGTCACCCAACTACAGCGGGCGCTTAGTTCAGGCAGTACGGCCAATACCGGCCTGCAGCAGCGAATTGCCAGTCATTCCTATTCAGTTGCCAGCGGCCTGAATCATTCACTGGCGAGTTATAATCGCAACGTTAAATCAGAATTGAACGGGATTCAACGCAACCTGCTGTCAGCCAGCAATCACGCTTCGGGTGTCTTGAACAATGTTAATGACATTCGCAGCTTGAACGAAAAGTCGTTGGATACGATTATTTCAGGCAATCAACTGGTCAGTGACACCACCGGCAACTTGGAGAACCAACTGCTCCAGTATAAGGGCGTGATTTTGCAGGCAAGTAATCAGTTGAAATTGACTTCAGACGATAATATTGCCAACATTATCAGCATCCTCCAGAACAATCCCAAGTTGATGGGCAACGCACTGGCCCAACCATTTAACGTCAAAAATGAGAACATTTATCGGGTCAGTTCATTTGGTGAGGCGTTTGCACCAACTTACATGGCCCTATCGATTTGGGTAGGGTGTGCGATGCTGGTCGCAGTTCTGCACACCTCGGCGCCCAAATATCATCGTTTCAAAAATTTGCGGCCGCGTGAAGAATATATCGGCAAGATGCTGCTGTTTAACACCTTGTCGATGATTCAAACGATGGTGATTGTCCTTTCAACTGTCTTTATTCTCAGGGTTCACGTGGAAAGTTTGTTCCTAATGGTGATGATCGGCGTGGTGTCATCACTGACGTTCTCGGTAATCGTTTATACAATGGCGTCGGTGTTTGGTAACTTAGGAAAGGCGTTGGCAGTGATGATGGTCGCTTTCCAATTAGCCGGAAGTGGGGCAATCTACCCGATTCAGTTGAATCCGTTGTTCATGAGAATCATTCAGCCGATTTTCCCATTTTCATACAGTGTCAGTGGCTTCCGCGAGGCCGTTGGTGGACCCAATGTTGGTACCGTGGTCTTGGACTTCTTTGTTCTGATCTGCATGCTGATTGGGGGCTTGATCGTCGGCCTATTCATGAAGGACTTCTTTAAGCGGGTCACCGCCCGTCTGCTCAATGATTTTACCAAGAGTGGGATTGGACAACCTTAA
- a CDS encoding YhgE/Pip domain-containing protein: MRTILTLLKRDLHNIFHSRPVWITLLAFCLIPAIYAVPNIMVSWDPYSKANTSRLPIAVVNDDEGSTVNGKQLNVGKQIVGELKQNHAINWIMTNDWQGNNGLDEGKYYSLIEIPNDFSSKLATLVSTNPEKPNIIYKSNEKLNPAATKITGQAVDTLTEQVRDSFIKISTKAALKEMNAAGAKINTHKPEILQIRSSLLDAINTVKKTNGYLDKANKDSDNVEQYLKTVQGDIPKISSQITDLQNVVNHGRNLTKATKQSLSSAQNDLSNGLNDLQSDNNRINSLVDDMQTGGHASSKSLLNSEINQLETLNESTLTGINNALRIADVLNNLLPNNQTTSLIRSLSNAKQHVHEQQRNLTSLKNANQDNRSQKSINQLIKQLAKTTDALGNSLTNAGSTFTNTVSQAIDDLNDTLDTQLNGNDEVLSSLRTLLPQLNALTSAGKAISKISVSQVNRIKHRLNGIEDKLNDLNDQTKFINEKNLNKIINLLGENPKISNLLASPITLKQKQLYNMGLFGYGMAPFYTVLSMWVGVLLLTTIVSWKYLIPEDKRFPKANRIQQYVGKGLLYLILSFTQTTFIMLGELVIIGLRPRSLLAMLATAYLATTVFTIIMFTLVYMFGNIGKVFSVLMMIAQLFGTGGVYPLELIPSHLASLAPFLPFTYVIQAFREAIAGPIPSVYWHAMLILAAFGGFFLLMAPLWRVFVKPLSKMENGFHKSQL; the protein is encoded by the coding sequence ATGCGAACAATATTAACCTTACTCAAACGTGACTTACACAATATATTTCATAGCCGGCCGGTGTGGATAACCCTGCTGGCTTTTTGTCTGATTCCGGCCATTTATGCGGTCCCCAACATCATGGTCTCCTGGGACCCGTATTCCAAGGCCAATACCAGTCGACTGCCGATCGCTGTGGTGAATGACGATGAGGGCAGCACGGTCAATGGCAAGCAGCTGAATGTCGGCAAACAAATCGTCGGCGAACTCAAACAAAACCACGCCATCAACTGGATCATGACCAATGACTGGCAGGGAAACAATGGCTTGGATGAAGGAAAGTATTACTCGCTCATTGAAATTCCCAATGACTTTTCCAGCAAGTTGGCCACACTAGTTTCCACCAATCCTGAGAAGCCCAATATTATTTATAAGTCCAATGAAAAGTTAAACCCGGCCGCAACCAAAATTACCGGCCAGGCTGTCGACACGTTAACCGAGCAGGTGCGGGACAGTTTCATCAAAATCAGTACTAAAGCCGCCTTAAAAGAAATGAATGCCGCCGGAGCCAAGATTAACACCCACAAACCGGAGATTCTCCAAATTCGTTCCTCACTATTGGATGCCATCAACACGGTGAAGAAAACCAACGGCTATTTGGATAAAGCTAACAAAGACTCAGACAATGTCGAGCAATACCTGAAGACGGTCCAGGGAGACATCCCGAAAATCTCCAGTCAGATAACCGATCTGCAAAATGTTGTCAATCATGGCCGCAACTTAACCAAGGCCACCAAGCAATCTCTCAGTTCTGCGCAAAATGATTTATCAAACGGATTAAATGACCTTCAGTCAGATAATAACCGCATCAACTCATTGGTCGATGACATGCAGACTGGCGGACACGCTTCAAGTAAGTCGCTGTTAAACAGTGAAATTAATCAACTGGAAACGCTGAATGAGTCGACACTTACCGGCATCAATAATGCCCTGCGAATCGCCGATGTGTTGAACAACTTACTGCCAAACAATCAGACGACTTCGCTGATCAGAAGCCTCAGCAATGCCAAACAACACGTCCATGAGCAGCAGCGCAATTTAACCAGCCTGAAAAACGCTAACCAAGACAATCGATCGCAAAAATCAATTAATCAACTGATTAAGCAGCTCGCAAAAACGACCGATGCTTTGGGTAATAGTCTGACTAACGCGGGATCCACGTTCACCAACACGGTTAGCCAGGCGATTGACGACCTCAATGATACCTTGGACACCCAGTTGAACGGCAATGATGAAGTGCTGTCATCCTTAAGAACCCTGTTACCACAGCTAAATGCGTTAACTTCGGCTGGAAAAGCAATCAGTAAAATCTCCGTTTCCCAGGTCAATCGAATTAAACATCGCTTAAACGGCATTGAAGATAAACTGAACGACTTAAATGACCAAACCAAATTCATCAACGAAAAGAATTTGAATAAAATCATTAACTTATTGGGTGAAAATCCCAAGATTTCAAATTTGCTGGCATCCCCAATTACCTTGAAACAAAAGCAGCTGTATAACATGGGCCTCTTCGGCTACGGCATGGCGCCCTTTTACACAGTCTTATCCATGTGGGTGGGCGTCTTGCTCCTCACCACGATTGTCTCATGGAAATACCTGATTCCAGAAGACAAACGGTTTCCAAAAGCCAACCGGATTCAACAATACGTTGGTAAAGGCCTTCTGTATCTAATTCTGTCATTTACCCAAACCACCTTCATCATGCTTGGTGAACTGGTCATCATTGGACTGCGGCCACGAAGCTTGTTGGCAATGTTGGCAACTGCCTATCTGGCAACGACCGTTTTCACCATCATCATGTTCACGTTGGTCTATATGTTCGGTAATATCGGCAAAGTCTTTAGTGTCTTGATGATGATTGCTCAACTATTTGGAACCGGTGGTGTGTATCCACTTGAACTGATTCCTTCCCATTTGGCAAGCTTGGCACCGTTCCTGCCATTTACCTACGTCATCCAAGCCTTCAGAGAGGCCATTGCTGGGCCGATTCCAAGCGTCTATTGGCACGCAATGCTGATTTTGGCGGCGTTTGGCGGATTCTTCCTCCTAATGGCGCCATTGTGGCGGGTGTTCGTCAAACCACTTTCGAAGATGGAAAATGGGTTCCATAAGTCCCAGTTGTAA
- a CDS encoding YitT family protein, with amino-acid sequence MNSIWNYWRKLNIKSTELIGVAVGAFIYSMTYNYLLLPSHLGEGGAMGITALLYYAFGVPSYLSNLLINAVLIVIGYRLFEKKTTYLTIWAIAWMTVFLKIPVFYTYHTHELIVPTLLAGALTGISIGLIFRFNGTIAGDTIIGKILNYFFGISLGTGSLIFDLFIVVPFIMIIGFTNTVLTVIYLYVYSVFTNQFLANIGAKKAVLVVSPKYRQIAVTISKELNQEMTIFNGTGYYSDADQHMLYMIAGPRRVTKLVPIIESEDKNALIVIENIRSARGLDMRRIL; translated from the coding sequence ATGAATTCAATTTGGAATTATTGGCGAAAACTAAATATTAAATCGACCGAATTAATTGGGGTAGCAGTAGGGGCGTTCATCTATTCGATGACCTATAACTATCTGTTGTTGCCTTCTCACCTTGGTGAAGGTGGAGCGATGGGAATCACAGCACTGTTGTACTATGCTTTTGGGGTGCCGTCATATCTGTCAAACCTCCTTATCAATGCTGTTTTAATTGTGATTGGCTACAGGTTGTTTGAAAAGAAAACCACTTATCTGACAATTTGGGCAATTGCCTGGATGACGGTGTTCCTCAAAATTCCGGTGTTTTATACATATCATACCCATGAATTGATTGTGCCGACGCTGTTAGCCGGCGCCTTAACCGGGATCTCAATTGGTTTGATTTTCCGCTTCAACGGCACAATTGCTGGAGATACGATTATTGGTAAGATTCTCAATTATTTTTTTGGCATCTCACTGGGTACCGGGAGTTTGATATTCGACCTGTTCATTGTGGTTCCGTTTATCATGATTATTGGGTTCACCAATACCGTTTTAACGGTGATCTACCTCTACGTTTACTCCGTGTTCACTAATCAGTTTTTGGCGAATATTGGTGCTAAAAAGGCCGTTCTGGTGGTTTCACCAAAGTACCGGCAAATTGCGGTGACCATTTCCAAAGAATTAAATCAGGAAATGACGATTTTTAATGGCACTGGCTATTATAGTGATGCTGATCAGCACATGTTGTACATGATTGCTGGTCCTCGGCGGGTCACCAAATTGGTACCGATCATCGAAAGTGAAGATAAGAATGCGTTAATTGTGATTGAAAACATCCGCAGTGCCCGGGGGTTGGATATGCGCAGAATCCTTTAG